GTGACTGGGGACTCCGGCAATGGCATGTCCTCCTTCATCAATGCGCTGAGGGGAATCGGGCATGAAGAGGAGGACTCAGCTCCCACTGGGGTGGTGAGGACCACCCAGATTCCCACTCGCtacttttccccccactttcccAACGTTGTGCTGTGGGACCTACCTGGAACAGGGGCAGCTATCCAAAGCCTGGAGAACTATATGGAAGAGATGAAGTTTAGCCAGTATGACCTCTTCATCATCATTGCATCTGAACAGTTCAGTATGAATCTTGTGAAGCTTGCTAAAACTATCCAAGGCCGAGGAAAGAGGTTCTATGTCGTCTGGACCAAGCTGGACAGGGACCTCAGCACAAGTGCCCACTTGGAGGAACGACTCCTGAAGAATATTCGGGAGAATATCCGGGAAACTCTCCAAAAGGAGGGAGTGTGTGAACCCAACATATTCCTGGTCTCCAGCCTTGAACCCTTATTGCATGACTTCCCAAAGCTTAGGGGCACCTTGCACATCGACATTTCTGACATCAGGTACCATGGTCCCCTAGAGAGTCTGTCCCACATTTATGAGAGGGCCATTAAGGACAAAGTGACCACTTGCAGGGGGAAAATAGCCTCAAAGTCTTTTGACACCCTTGGCATCTGGAATGCAGATGATCTGGAGGAGAGTCTGATGGCCTACCGCTTGCTCTTTGGTGTGGATGATGAATCTCTCCAGCAGATGGCTCAGAGTATGGGGAAACCCATGGAGGAGTACAGAGCCATTATGAAGTCTCGGGATCTATACACTGTCCTCAGAGAGGACTGGCCATTATCTTGCTTGAATTGTAATGCAGTCTCTTGCTTATATTCATTTCTGAGATGCATCCCACTGTTAGGTGACTTTATTTTCAACTCCCTGAGGAAGTGGAAACAGAGACGCCTCCTTGAAATAGTTGCCAAGGACACCAGGGCCATCCTGAAGAAAATCCTGACACAGTCCATCATCTGAGGAAGTGATGTATCAGCAGTCTCCTTCTGGAGGGAAATCAGGACATCTGGGGTCCTCTCCTCACACTGTCCCATTTCTGAATTCTCAATCAAGTTCAATTACTTCCACTTTTATTGATTCTATGTTCCTGAGGTATATGAGATGACTTGCTCATTTTGAGTCCATGTCAGGAAATTCCCAAATATGTTCTActtttgtcatttattaaatGAGCCTGTATCCAAAGGTGGCAGAAAAGATCTGTTTAGTGTGACATACAATCTCATTCTGACATCCCCTTATCATTTAACTATCAATCATTTCTCCAACACCCGTGTTCTTTCACTTCTCATCTCATTCTGTGGACACACACAATCTTGACCTGCCTGTAGGTCAGTGGTAGACACTCTAAGATGGCCTCCaacattttctcctattttcatgGCTATGTTTAAACCCTTTCCCTAAGTGACTAATGGATTATGGCAGCAATAATGAAATGTCCAAAAATTCCAGAACTTTGTTATGAAAAGTGTAGCTCTGTCTTATACACACTCGTTTCACTGGCTCTGTCTTGCTCCTGCTccagctctgtctccctctctctctctttctccctctcccttttcttctctctgcctagtAACCATAGAAATTTTAAACTAACCTGCTGTAGAGGCCCTGAAGAATCAGAGGCCATGGGGATGAGAACCGAGGCTGCCTGCATTAACTGCCAGCCATGGAAGTAAGTAATCTTGGGAGTAaatcctccagccccagcaaGGCTTCAGAAGATGCAGCCCAGCTGATAGCTTGACTACCACCTCAGGAGAGACCCTTATCCAGAACCACACAACTGAGTTTGTTCCTGGATTTCTGACCCTCAGAATCTATATGCAAATAAACCTTTGTATTAAGCCACGAAGTTTCAGGGTAATTTGATCCACACCAACAGGTAACAGATAATGCTATCAAGAAGTTCCTTAGAGAACTGACAGTTGTGAGTGACCGCCTCCTTCTCTGACACTCACTCCTGCAAGAACCCAGCATGAAGCAGCTACACCCTTTCCAATTATAGCCCTTTCTTCCTTATCCCTGGACATGTTCTCTCATGCTTTCTATTGAAGGACTAGCCACTGCCAACATTCACAGGTCATTTCATCCAGCCTCAGGCCACACAGACTTATCCAGTTTGAAGCTCTGTGtttaagaagagaaagcaggggaaaaaagaaaagaaaaaaaaaagggaacgtTCTAGATAGAGCCATGCTCagtagtgagagagagagtaaatgacAGTTGAATGTGAGCACTCCCCCGAGGGGGAGGAAGCTAGGTTTCTCCCTGAAGGGGTCCTGTGCAAGACCTCTAATTCCCATTCTCACTTGGACTAGTTGCTCTCCCAGCCTGGGGCACAGGCCTAAATCACATCCATCAATTACCTTGGTGGTGCTGGTGCTTCTTGGATTCCCTGTTCCCTGCTCATTTACATTTCATCCATTCCCAAGCAAAGTGAGAAAAAAGTTCTCAGTGTGGTGAACTTTCTGAGCCTTTGCATTTCCAATTAATGCCTTTATTTTGTGACCACTTTCAATAAATAGCTTAACTGAGTAGGATTCTGGATACAACATCATGTTCTCTTAGAACTTGGAAGATCTATCTTCTTCAGGAATGCCACGTTGCCAGTGAAAAATGCAATGCCAATTCCATTCACATTCTGTGGATGGACACCTGGCTGTCTCCATGGAAAATTGTAGGAACTCTTCATCCCTGGGGTTCAGAAATGGCACCAGGGACCAGGGACCTGGAGCATTTCCATCAACACTCAGCATTGAGAAGCCTGGATAAATTAATATTCAATGTCAACATTATACCAAGCTTATTTACTTTCCTATACCTGTGGTTCAATCCTTTCAACATTGTGTCACTGaacttatttttttgttctctgtcaATGCCTACCCTCTCTTTTATCACAATTATGAAGACAGCTGTTAGGGACACATGTCCACATGTCTCCTGCACATATTTGCAGAGTGACTCTTAGGTAGACTGTTAGGAATGGAAATACTGAGTCCTGAGGCACATGAATATTCAATTTTAGGATTCAGCTATACTGTTTCTTCGAAAAGATTGTATTGCtttacattcccagcagccaTGTTTCAGAGATTCTATCAACTTACATTGTCACCGATTCCTGAATTTGTCCACCTTTTCAACTTTTGCAATTAAACTAATTAACGATGACATCTCATAGTGCACAGAGATGAATTTGTCTCATTACTAGTTAATTTATggtaatttctctattttttttccccatacgtgtttctttttctatgaatatcCTGTCATGTCTTTGCCCACCTCTACGGTGgattgtttcagtttttcttattgaattccagaatttttaaaatactttccttcCATTGATCCTTAGTTGACTACATTTATGCAAAATTCTTCTCCAGATTTGTGgagatttttaaactttctttatgcatttgttttcatGAAGAGAAGATTTCACTTTAATGTAATCAAAAGTATCACATTGGCCAGCCTGTGTTATACAGCCCTCATCTTGGTATATTTATATGGGTATCATatcatttaagaaatctttccctaggagaaaaaggaggagttAAGATGACAGAGGAGTAGGAGACTCTAATTTCATCTGGTTTCTGGAATTCAGCTTGATAGTtgtcaaaccattctgaacacttGCAAAATTAACTGGTGATCTTGGAAAAGAATTGCTGAAATTCTACAAGAAGAAAAGCAACCATTTTTTTGTAAGATGTGCAGAGACATGAACGCAGGGAGTTAGAGCAGAAGAttaactggggggggggcacggtCTGGCTTAAGGAGGCTACCACAATGTATTTAAGCAGTGgaagcacaaaatcagaacttttgttatttttttataataacatttttaaattatattatgttagttgccatacagtacatccctggtttttgatgtaaagttccatgattcattagttgcatataaaaatCAGAACTTTTGAAGTCTGCATTAGTGGGAGACATCCTGCCTAAAGGCTCAGGTAGTGAAACAGGGCAGAATCATAGGTGGGacagcatggtctcaggatccccagggccACAAAAGAATGGGGGTACCTGAGTATGACAGAGTTCCCAAGCATCAGAGGAGGGAAACCTGCTGCAAACAGCGAATTTAAGGGCCAACTTTCTAGTCAGTGTTGCCATAATCACAAACAGCTGCTTGGTGGGGTGACCGCTCTCCAAGCAGGGGCTGAGCAAAGAGAAGACGGCCCGTGAaacacccccttcctcccctgagAAAGGGCGATTTTCTGTGCCATAGAATCCATAAAGTTTGGAGACTTATAACAGGGttgcatgcctgagataaaaaatTCTTGGTCACAGACTGGGTGAATGTAGAGTTTAGATGGAAATCGGGGGGGGgcaggagtgattgactgctttttcTGTGAGGGCACACTGAAGAATGGGGGGTGTGAACTTTCAGCACTGGGGCTAGAGATTGGGGGGGTCACCATTTTTATCCCCCCCACTGGTGTTGAAAGCCTTCAGGCAGCAATACAGCACCACATAGTACAATCCAGAGCCCCTTACACTGAGCCT
The Ailuropoda melanoleuca isolate Jingjing chromosome 3, ASM200744v2, whole genome shotgun sequence DNA segment above includes these coding regions:
- the LOC100463703 gene encoding immunity-related GTPase family M protein 1-like isoform X3 — its product is MKPSLESCEDTPLLCDVTQPTHSLHTPLLTSTTSDMPYNTGWSVLPKEIAINMEKALGGGNLLEVVSVVKGTLKTASNAPVSIAVTGDSGNGMSSFINALRGIGHEEEDSAPTGVVRTTQIPTRYFSPHFPNVVLWDLPGTGAAIQSLENYMEEMKFSQYDLFIIIASEQFSMNLVKLAKTIQGRGKRFYVVWTKLDRDLSTSAHLEERLLKNIRENIRETLQKEGVCEPNIFLVSSLEPLLHDFPKLRGTLHIDISDIRYHGPLESLSHIYERAIKDKVTTCRGKIASKSFDTLGIWNADDLEESLMAYRLLFGVDDESLQQMAQSMGKPMEEYRAIMKSRDLYTVLREDWPLSCLNCNAVSCLYSFLRCIPLLGDFIFNSLRKWKQRRLLEIVAKDTRAILKKILTQSII
- the LOC100463703 gene encoding immunity-related GTPase family M protein 1-like isoform X1, translated to MQKILPRQTHRSESSYTADTPLLCDVTQPTHSLHTPLLTSTTSDMPYNTGWSVLPKEIAINMEKALGGGNLLEVVSVVKGTLKTASNAPVSIAVTGDSGNGMSSFINALRGIGHEEEDSAPTGVVRTTQIPTRYFSPHFPNVVLWDLPGTGAAIQSLENYMEEMKFSQYDLFIIIASEQFSMNLVKLAKTIQGRGKRFYVVWTKLDRDLSTSAHLEERLLKNIRENIRETLQKEGVCEPNIFLVSSLEPLLHDFPKLRGTLHIDISDIRYHGPLESLSHIYERAIKDKVTTCRGKIASKSFDTLGIWNADDLEESLMAYRLLFGVDDESLQQMAQSMGKPMEEYRAIMKSRDLYTVLREDWPLSCLNCNAVSCLYSFLRCIPLLGDFIFNSLRKWKQRRLLEIVAKDTRAILKKILTQSII
- the LOC100463703 gene encoding immunity-related GTPase family M protein 1-like isoform X4; protein product: MPYNTGWSVLPKEIAINMEKALGGGNLLEVVSVVKGTLKTASNAPVSIAVTGDSGNGMSSFINALRGIGHEEEDSAPTGVVRTTQIPTRYFSPHFPNVVLWDLPGTGAAIQSLENYMEEMKFSQYDLFIIIASEQFSMNLVKLAKTIQGRGKRFYVVWTKLDRDLSTSAHLEERLLKNIRENIRETLQKEGVCEPNIFLVSSLEPLLHDFPKLRGTLHIDISDIRYHGPLESLSHIYERAIKDKVTTCRGKIASKSFDTLGIWNADDLEESLMAYRLLFGVDDESLQQMAQSMGKPMEEYRAIMKSRDLYTVLREDWPLSCLNCNAVSCLYSFLRCIPLLGDFIFNSLRKWKQRRLLEIVAKDTRAILKKILTQSII
- the LOC100463703 gene encoding immunity-related GTPase family M protein 1-like isoform X2, whose translation is MWSLTPGKESLGTGLSISDTPLLCDVTQPTHSLHTPLLTSTTSDMPYNTGWSVLPKEIAINMEKALGGGNLLEVVSVVKGTLKTASNAPVSIAVTGDSGNGMSSFINALRGIGHEEEDSAPTGVVRTTQIPTRYFSPHFPNVVLWDLPGTGAAIQSLENYMEEMKFSQYDLFIIIASEQFSMNLVKLAKTIQGRGKRFYVVWTKLDRDLSTSAHLEERLLKNIRENIRETLQKEGVCEPNIFLVSSLEPLLHDFPKLRGTLHIDISDIRYHGPLESLSHIYERAIKDKVTTCRGKIASKSFDTLGIWNADDLEESLMAYRLLFGVDDESLQQMAQSMGKPMEEYRAIMKSRDLYTVLREDWPLSCLNCNAVSCLYSFLRCIPLLGDFIFNSLRKWKQRRLLEIVAKDTRAILKKILTQSII